One region of Juglans regia cultivar Chandler unplaced genomic scaffold, Walnut 2.0 Scaffold_141, whole genome shotgun sequence genomic DNA includes:
- the LOC109009236 gene encoding 40S ribosomal protein S9-2 yields the protein MVHVSFYRNYGKTFKKPRRPYEKERLDAELKLVGEYGLRCKRELWRVQYALSRIRNNARMLLTLDEKNPRRIFEGEALLRRMNRYGLLDESQNKLDYVLALTVENFLERRLQTLVFKSGMAKSIHHARVLIRQRHIRVGRQVVNIPSFMVRVDSQKHIDFSLTSPFGGGRPGRVKRRNQKAASKKAAGGDGDEEEEE from the exons ATGGTGCACGTCTCCTTTTACCGAAACT ATGGGAAGACCTTTAAGAAGCCCAGACGTCCATATGAGAAGGAGCGTCTGGACGCGGAGCTGAAGCTTGTGGGAGAGTATGGGCTGCGGTGCAAGAGGGAGCTGTGGAGGGTGCAGTATGCGCTCAGTCGCATTCGTAACAATGCGAGAATGCTTTTGACCCTGGACGAGAAGAACCCACGTCGGATTTTCGAGGGTGAAGCTCTTCTCAGGAGGATGAACAGGTACGGGCTTTTGGACGAGAGCCAGAACAAGCTCGATTACGTGTTGGCCCTCACTGTCGAGAACTTTCTGGAGCGCCGTCTCCAAACCCTGGTCTTCAAGTCCGGTATGGCCAAGTCCATTCACCACGCCAGAGTGCTTATCAGGCAGAGGCATATTAG AGTTGGGAGACAGGTAGTCAATATTCCCTCATTCATGGTGAGAGTGGATTCACAGAAGCACATTGATTTTTCACTCACAAGTCCCTTTGGTGGCGGGCGCCCTGGGAGAGTGAAGCGCAGGAACCAGAAGGCTGCCTCTAAGAAGGCTGCTGGtggagatggagatgaagaggaggaagagtga